The proteins below are encoded in one region of Metabacillus dongyingensis:
- a CDS encoding alpha/beta hydrolase — MKHIFNKGKDSTKPTLLLLHGTGGNELDLLPIAGRIDDEASVLSVRGNVLENGMPRFFRRLAEGVFDEEDLIFRTNELNEFLYDSAAKYNFDRENMIAIGYSNGANIAASLLFHYQNALKGAILHHPMVPRKGIVLPDLSGKSVFIAAGKNDPICSPMESTELQSLFEKANVKTEIHWENRGHQLTVNEVEAAAHWYRRVF; from the coding sequence ATGAAACATATATTTAATAAGGGTAAAGATTCAACGAAACCAACGTTATTATTACTACATGGTACTGGCGGAAATGAATTAGATTTATTACCTATAGCGGGAAGAATTGATGACGAGGCTTCAGTGCTAAGTGTCCGCGGAAATGTATTGGAAAATGGAATGCCACGATTCTTTCGGAGATTAGCTGAAGGTGTATTCGATGAGGAAGATCTGATTTTCCGTACAAATGAATTAAATGAGTTTCTTTATGATTCTGCTGCAAAGTATAATTTTGATCGAGAAAACATGATAGCTATTGGATACTCAAATGGAGCTAATATAGCTGCTAGTTTATTATTTCACTATCAAAATGCATTAAAGGGAGCAATTCTCCATCACCCGATGGTACCGAGAAAAGGAATTGTTCTTCCTGATTTGTCAGGAAAATCAGTATTTATTGCTGCTGGTAAAAATGATCCTATATGTTCGCCGATGGAATCTACTGAACTTCAATCCTTATTTGAAAAGGCTAATGTAAAAACTGAAATTCATTGGGAAAATAGGGGGCATCAATTGACTGTTAATGAAGTTGAAGCTGCGGCTCACTGGTATCGTAGGGTCTTTTAA
- a CDS encoding alpha/beta fold hydrolase yields MAKFTVGNENHAPIELYYEDQGSGKPVVLIHGWPLSGRSWEYQVPALIEAGYRVITYDRRGFGKSSQPWEGYEYDTFASDLHKLLEHLDLQNVTLVGFSMGGGEVARYISTYGTDRIEKAVFAGAVPPYLYKSEDHPEGALDDATIEEFKSGVINDRLAFLDKFTKGFFAAGNQTDLVSEPFRLYNRDIAASASPKGTLDCITAFSKTDFRKDLEKFNIPTLIIHGDSDATVPFELSGKRTYDSIPGSKLALIKGGPHGLHATHPKEFNEALLTFLKD; encoded by the coding sequence ATGGCAAAATTTACTGTAGGTAATGAAAATCATGCTCCAATTGAACTTTATTATGAGGACCAGGGTTCAGGGAAACCAGTTGTATTAATACATGGTTGGCCTTTAAGTGGACGCTCTTGGGAATATCAGGTGCCAGCTCTTATTGAAGCAGGTTACAGAGTCATAACATATGATCGTCGAGGCTTTGGAAAATCATCTCAGCCGTGGGAAGGATATGAATATGATACATTTGCTTCTGATTTACATAAACTGTTAGAACATTTAGATCTTCAAAATGTCACACTTGTTGGTTTTTCTATGGGTGGAGGTGAGGTAGCTCGATACATTAGTACGTATGGAACAGATCGTATTGAAAAGGCTGTTTTTGCTGGAGCAGTTCCTCCTTATTTATACAAATCAGAGGATCATCCTGAAGGAGCATTAGATGATGCAACAATTGAAGAATTCAAAAGTGGCGTGATAAATGACCGCCTTGCATTTCTTGACAAATTTACGAAGGGATTTTTCGCGGCTGGTAATCAAACAGATTTAGTTAGTGAGCCATTCCGTTTATATAATCGGGATATTGCAGCTAGTGCCTCACCTAAGGGAACGCTCGATTGTATAACGGCCTTTAGTAAGACAGATTTTAGAAAGGACTTGGAAAAGTTCAATATACCTACTCTTATTATTCACGGTGACTCTGATGCAACTGTACCTTTTGAGTTAAGTGGAAAACGTACATATGATTCCATTCCTGGTAGTAAGCTCGCTCTAATAAAGGGGGGTCCGCATGGATTACACGCAACTCATCCAAAAGAATTTAATGAAGCGTTACTAACATTTTTAAAAGACTAA
- a CDS encoding DUF2975 domain-containing protein: MKQGSTLFLKVAVFIIVTPVLALCIFWLPEVAARDAAAHPETAYFQYPFLIGAYITVTPFFVALYQALKLLSYIDQNKAFSELSVRALKCIKYCAITISTLIAAGIISGIILISGEGEDITGFISLGLMLTFATMVIAVFAAVLQRLLQEAIDLKSENDLIV; this comes from the coding sequence ATGAAACAAGGTTCAACACTCTTTTTAAAGGTAGCTGTGTTTATTATCGTAACTCCAGTTCTTGCTTTGTGTATATTTTGGCTGCCTGAGGTAGCCGCTAGAGATGCAGCAGCGCATCCAGAGACTGCCTACTTTCAATATCCTTTTTTGATAGGTGCGTATATAACGGTAACACCTTTTTTCGTTGCCTTGTATCAGGCTTTAAAACTTTTAAGCTATATTGACCAGAACAAAGCCTTCTCGGAATTATCTGTTAGAGCTTTGAAGTGTATAAAATACTGTGCAATCACTATCAGTACCTTGATTGCAGCAGGAATAATATCAGGAATTATATTAATTTCAGGTGAAGGTGAAGACATAACAGGTTTTATAAGCTTGGGATTAATGCTCACTTTTGCAACAATGGTGATTGCAGTCTTTGCTGCTGTTCTACAAAGACTTTTACAAGAAGCCATCGATCTTAAATCAGAGAATGACTTAATAGTCTGA
- a CDS encoding helix-turn-helix domain-containing protein, with translation MAIIINIDVMLAKRKMSVTELSERVGITMANLSILKNGKAKAIRLSTLEAICKALECQPGDILEHKSGEETQE, from the coding sequence ATGGCAATTATAATCAATATTGATGTGATGCTGGCAAAAAGGAAAATGAGCGTAACAGAACTTTCGGAGAGGGTAGGAATAACAATGGCTAACCTTTCTATATTGAAAAATGGAAAGGCAAAAGCAATTAGGCTTTCAACTTTAGAGGCAATTTGCAAAGCATTAGAATGCCAACCTGGAGACATTTTAGAACATAAAAGTGGCGAAGAAACTCAAGAATAA
- a CDS encoding YczE/YyaS/YitT family protein: MKYVLYVLGILILTLGISFTIQSDLGTSPFDALLVGLSLNVGLTVGSWEIIIALILIGCNSFLIRQRPEVLGLLTAFITGIGIDMWLFLLHNLITPELWYSKVVCFGIGLVVIGLGTATYLHTNFAPIPIDRLTLIMQELTRTNIFLSRTFIYLVFLIMAMIFNGPIGVGTLLTVCLGGLILNYFMPFTEKVLDRLLTHSSTSPNYDKNKKHSI; encoded by the coding sequence GTGAAATATGTTTTATATGTATTAGGAATATTAATATTAACCCTTGGTATTTCTTTCACTATACAATCAGACCTTGGAACTTCACCTTTTGATGCACTTTTGGTAGGACTGTCCTTAAATGTGGGGCTTACTGTGGGAAGTTGGGAAATAATAATAGCTTTAATATTGATAGGTTGTAATTCATTTTTAATAAGACAAAGACCAGAAGTTTTGGGGTTGTTAACAGCATTTATAACGGGTATTGGTATTGATATGTGGCTTTTTTTATTGCACAATTTGATAACACCTGAACTATGGTACAGCAAAGTTGTTTGTTTTGGAATCGGCTTAGTTGTTATAGGATTAGGAACTGCAACATATTTACACACGAATTTTGCACCGATTCCAATTGACCGATTAACATTAATCATGCAAGAATTAACTAGAACAAATATATTTTTATCGAGAACATTCATTTACCTCGTATTCTTGATAATGGCAATGATTTTTAATGGACCAATTGGCGTTGGAACGTTATTAACCGTTTGTTTAGGGGGGCTAATACTTAATTACTTTATGCCATTTACTGAAAAAGTATTAGACCGCCTATTAACACACTCTAGTACATCACCAAATTATGATAAAAATAAAAAGCATTCAATATAG
- a CDS encoding MarR family winged helix-turn-helix transcriptional regulator, translated as MKEILREIGMIARALDSISNIEFKEYDLTKGQYLYLVRICENPGIIQEKLAEMIKVDRTTAARAIKKLEVNGFIEKKEDKHNKKIKKLFPTEKGKNVYPFIKRENDYSNIVALEGFSEREVETILNLLQRVRKNIEIDWEFVKKGNKRSY; from the coding sequence ATGAAGGAAATTCTTCGTGAAATTGGAATGATAGCAAGGGCATTAGATTCTATAAGTAATATAGAATTTAAAGAATATGATCTTACAAAAGGGCAGTATTTGTACCTTGTGCGAATATGTGAAAATCCAGGAATCATTCAAGAAAAGTTAGCCGAGATGATAAAAGTAGACCGAACAACAGCAGCTCGTGCTATAAAAAAACTTGAAGTTAATGGCTTTATTGAAAAGAAAGAAGATAAACATAACAAAAAAATTAAAAAACTCTTTCCAACAGAGAAAGGGAAAAATGTTTATCCTTTTATAAAAAGAGAAAATGATTATTCCAATATTGTTGCATTAGAGGGATTTTCCGAAAGAGAAGTAGAAACCATTTTAAATCTTCTTCAAAGAGTAAGAAAAAATATAGAAATAGACTGGGAATTTGTAAAAAAGGGAAACAAGAGAAGTTATTGA
- a CDS encoding GNAT family N-acetyltransferase, protein MTINIKKCTFEDSRKLQEVSCETFNETFKHQNSPENMNAYLERAFNLKQLEKELSNISSQFFFVYFNNEVAGYLKVNTNDAQSEEMGDESLEIERIYIKNKFQKHGLGKYLLNKAMEIAMERNKRKIWLGVWEKNESAIAFYKKMGFVQTGAHSFYMGDEEQTDFIMNKTLI, encoded by the coding sequence ATGACTATAAATATAAAAAAGTGTACCTTTGAAGATTCACGCAAACTTCAAGAAGTTAGTTGTGAAACATTTAATGAAACATTTAAGCATCAGAATTCACCCGAAAATATGAATGCCTATTTGGAAAGGGCATTTAACTTAAAACAATTAGAAAAAGAATTATCCAATATTTCTTCGCAATTCTTTTTTGTTTATTTTAATAATGAAGTCGCAGGATATTTAAAGGTCAATACCAATGATGCTCAGTCTGAAGAAATGGGTGATGAATCACTTGAAATCGAGAGGATTTATATAAAGAACAAATTTCAAAAACATGGGCTTGGTAAATACCTGTTAAATAAAGCTATGGAAATTGCGATGGAACGTAATAAAAGGAAAATCTGGCTAGGCGTATGGGAAAAAAATGAAAGTGCTATTGCGTTTTATAAGAAAATGGGGTTTGTTCAAACTGGAGCCCACTCATTTTATATGGGTGATGAAGAACAAACGGACTTTATAATGAACAAAACACTCATATAA
- a CDS encoding FMN-binding negative transcriptional regulator: MYIPKHFKIDDEEVIYDFIEKYGFATLFSQHKGEPCATHLPLMINKSENALYGHFARPNEQWKDAVNQQVLAVFQGPHCYISPTWYETTEAVPTWNYVSIHLYGKMEIVEDRKGIFDSLNDLVNKYERPDSPYNLKDVEPSFIEGMSKGIAAFRIKITKIEAKAKLSQNHPVERQELIINHLENTSQQDNIQVASLMKKNLQKCK; the protein is encoded by the coding sequence ATGTATATACCTAAACATTTTAAAATTGATGATGAAGAAGTAATTTATGATTTTATCGAAAAATATGGCTTTGCAACCCTATTTTCTCAGCATAAAGGAGAACCCTGCGCTACTCATCTTCCACTGATGATAAATAAATCTGAAAATGCTTTATATGGTCATTTTGCACGTCCGAACGAACAATGGAAGGATGCTGTAAACCAACAAGTTCTTGCAGTTTTCCAAGGTCCCCACTGTTATATTTCACCTACTTGGTACGAAACAACTGAAGCAGTACCAACTTGGAATTATGTGTCTATCCATTTATATGGAAAGATGGAGATTGTCGAAGATAGAAAAGGAATATTCGATTCTTTAAATGACTTGGTAAATAAATATGAAAGACCTGATAGTCCATACAATTTGAAGGATGTTGAACCTAGTTTTATCGAAGGAATGAGTAAAGGAATTGCAGCGTTCAGAATAAAAATCACAAAAATTGAAGCAAAAGCTAAATTAAGTCAAAATCATCCTGTGGAACGACAAGAATTAATTATTAATCATCTAGAAAACACTTCTCAACAAGATAATATACAAGTAGCATCTCTTATGAAGAAAAATCTGCAAAAATGCAAATAA
- a CDS encoding NUDIX hydrolase translates to MREEFGEKINGIDYQIRKGVYAVIFNPKKDKVMTVRNRNGHHFLPGGGIEYDESHIKCLEREMLEETGYKVLINCYIGNAMRYFKSTKDEPLLSDGYFYLANITDKVQEAIEPDHYLEWINIENAKQSLIHEHHCWAVKEGLNKLF, encoded by the coding sequence GTGAGAGAAGAATTTGGTGAAAAGATAAATGGAATTGACTATCAAATTAGAAAAGGTGTTTATGCAGTTATTTTTAATCCTAAGAAAGACAAAGTTATGACTGTTCGAAATAGGAATGGTCATCATTTTTTGCCTGGTGGTGGAATTGAATACGATGAAAGCCATATAAAATGCCTTGAAAGGGAAATGTTAGAAGAAACAGGTTATAAAGTCTTGATTAATTGTTACATTGGTAATGCAATGAGATATTTTAAATCCACTAAAGATGAACCATTACTTAGTGATGGATATTTTTACTTGGCAAATATAACTGATAAAGTACAGGAAGCAATAGAACCTGACCATTACCTAGAATGGATTAATATAGAGAATGCGAAACAATCTCTTATCCACGAACATCATTGTTGGGCAGTAAAAGAGGGGTTAAACAAACTATTCTAG
- the catA gene encoding type A chloramphenicol O-acetyltransferase yields the protein MKFNIIDRKNWHRKEYFEHYLQQQTTFSITKEINITILIENLKKKNFKFYPAFIFMITKIVNSHREFRTSFNSEGKLGYWTEVLPSYTIFDKKTCTFSSIWSSNLTTFSEFHSQYEKDVKKYNGTGNIFPKIPIPENNIPISMIPWSSFTGFNLNINNGGDFLLPIITGGKYSQVNGELFLPVSLQIHHAVCDGYHASVFMNEIQRLADESLKWL from the coding sequence ATGAAATTCAATATTATAGACCGTAAAAATTGGCATCGAAAAGAGTATTTTGAACACTATTTACAACAACAAACAACATTCAGTATAACGAAAGAAATAAATATTACTATTCTTATAGAAAACTTAAAGAAAAAGAATTTTAAGTTTTATCCTGCGTTTATTTTTATGATTACAAAAATAGTAAATTCACATAGAGAATTCAGAACCAGTTTTAACTCTGAAGGCAAATTAGGTTATTGGACAGAGGTTTTGCCTTCTTATACAATTTTTGATAAAAAGACATGCACATTTTCAAGCATTTGGTCATCAAATTTAACTACTTTTTCTGAGTTTCATTCTCAATATGAGAAAGATGTAAAAAAATACAATGGTACAGGTAATATATTTCCAAAGATCCCTATACCAGAAAATAATATTCCGATATCTATGATTCCTTGGAGTTCTTTTACTGGATTTAATTTGAATATTAATAATGGTGGAGACTTTCTTCTGCCAATTATAACTGGCGGTAAATATTCTCAAGTAAATGGGGAGTTATTCTTACCTGTCTCACTACAAATTCATCATGCAGTTTGTGATGGTTATCATGCAAGTGTTTTTATGAATGAAATCCAAAGACTGGCTGATGAAAGTTTAAAGTGGCTATAG
- a CDS encoding SRPBCC family protein → MNLTVSQDFNFKSPINKVWNALTDSDTLAKWIMENNFKPIVGHKCQFRNEQWNLIVDCEVLVVDEPYKLSYTWVGDPINTIVTWTLKQEDETTYLHLEQTGFEKEDQAFNGAKYGWAQMGEDLKKVLEEM, encoded by the coding sequence ATGAATTTAACAGTATCCCAAGATTTTAATTTTAAGAGCCCGATCAATAAGGTGTGGAACGCATTAACAGATTCGGATACTCTTGCAAAATGGATAATGGAAAATAACTTTAAACCAATCGTAGGACATAAATGCCAATTCCGAAATGAGCAGTGGAATTTAATTGTAGATTGTGAAGTATTAGTAGTGGACGAGCCTTATAAGTTATCTTATACATGGGTAGGTGATCCGATAAACACTATAGTCACATGGACATTGAAGCAAGAGGATGAAACAACCTACTTACATCTTGAACAAACAGGATTCGAAAAAGAAGATCAAGCGTTCAATGGTGCGAAATATGGTTGGGCGCAAATGGGCGAAGATCTTAAAAAAGTATTAGAGGAAATGTAA
- the dapA gene encoding 4-hydroxy-tetrahydrodipicolinate synthase, producing the protein MNFGQVLTAMVTPFDRNGEVDFNAARNLVNYLVNNGSDGLVIAGTTGESPTLTPEEKVDLFKVVVEAVAGRVPVIAGTGSNNTKASISLTRQAEEAGVDGIMLVTPYYNKPSQEGLFQHFKAIAQSTLLPVMLYNIPGRSAVNMSVETIVHLSKIDNIVAVKEASGDLDTMAQIISKTHSDFTLYSGDDGLTLPVLAIGGTGIVSVSSHIIGNEMQEMINAFNNGDVHEASSAHRNLLPIMKALFTAPSPSPVKAALNMKGLNVGDVRLPLVPLNNEEKRALQRVLQPTIIEVLA; encoded by the coding sequence ATGAATTTTGGGCAAGTTTTAACAGCAATGGTTACCCCATTTGATCGTAATGGTGAGGTTGATTTTAACGCTGCGAGAAATTTAGTGAACTATTTAGTCAATAATGGTTCTGATGGATTAGTTATAGCTGGTACAACTGGAGAGTCTCCTACATTAACACCAGAAGAGAAAGTGGATTTATTCAAAGTTGTGGTAGAAGCTGTTGCTGGAAGAGTTCCAGTTATAGCTGGTACTGGCTCGAATAATACGAAAGCGTCTATCAGCTTAACTAGGCAGGCAGAAGAAGCAGGAGTCGATGGGATTATGCTCGTTACTCCGTATTATAACAAGCCTTCTCAAGAAGGATTATTTCAGCACTTTAAAGCAATTGCCCAATCAACCCTATTGCCGGTAATGCTTTATAATATCCCAGGACGAAGTGCTGTAAACATGTCAGTAGAGACAATTGTTCATCTCTCAAAGATAGACAATATTGTGGCAGTAAAAGAAGCAAGTGGCGACTTAGATACCATGGCACAAATCATCAGCAAAACACATAGTGATTTTACGTTATACAGCGGCGATGATGGGTTAACTCTTCCAGTCTTAGCAATCGGCGGAACAGGGATTGTTTCGGTATCTTCCCACATCATTGGTAATGAAATGCAAGAAATGATCAATGCCTTTAATAATGGTGATGTTCATGAAGCTTCTTCTGCACATCGTAACCTTCTCCCAATAATGAAAGCATTATTTACTGCACCAAGCCCATCACCTGTAAAAGCTGCATTGAATATGAAAGGACTAAATGTAGGAGATGTCCGCTTACCATTGGTCCCTTTAAACAATGAAGAAAAAAGAGCTCTGCAAAGAGTCCTGCAGCCTACTATCATTGAAGTACTTGCTTAA